Proteins encoded together in one Methanoregula sp. window:
- a CDS encoding cache domain-containing protein: MKISSLAVMLLLIAAAVALAGCFGPSGNSQNPGTITTGTPVTSPVTVAPAGTADTRSADLTHFVDRAVAYAKEHGKNAALSEFNNANGTFIEGDLYMFAYGMDGTTLAWPYRPDLLGTNRAGAADPNGVNHIERMIEVAREGGGWVYYVTMNPADNREEFKLSYVKPVDSTWFAGSGIYMPEVPALFNATEKDPLVERVKQARQYALANGAAKAVRDFNDRNGTFADGSRYIFAYAYNGTTLAMPFQPESIGTNRMDFTDTHGVKITAWEIAVAKSSGGFVYVDYYNPDTGKPGMKLCYVTPIDDTWLVGSGIYTSRQ; the protein is encoded by the coding sequence ATGAAGATATCTTCTCTTGCAGTGATGCTGCTTCTCATTGCGGCCGCTGTAGCGCTCGCGGGTTGCTTCGGGCCGTCCGGAAATTCCCAGAACCCCGGGACGATAACAACCGGCACCCCGGTCACATCACCCGTCACGGTAGCCCCGGCTGGAACGGCCGATACGCGATCTGCGGACCTCACCCATTTTGTCGACAGGGCCGTCGCATACGCAAAGGAACACGGGAAGAATGCGGCGCTTTCAGAGTTCAACAACGCCAACGGGACGTTCATTGAAGGCGATCTCTACATGTTTGCGTACGGGATGGACGGGACCACGCTCGCATGGCCCTACCGGCCGGACCTGCTCGGCACGAACCGGGCCGGGGCAGCCGATCCTAACGGGGTGAACCATATAGAACGGATGATCGAGGTCGCCCGGGAGGGCGGGGGATGGGTCTATTATGTCACCATGAATCCCGCTGACAACCGGGAGGAGTTCAAGCTGTCGTACGTTAAGCCGGTCGACAGCACATGGTTCGCCGGCTCCGGGATCTATATGCCCGAAGTGCCTGCGCTGTTTAATGCCACGGAAAAGGACCCGCTCGTGGAGCGGGTGAAGCAGGCCCGGCAGTATGCGCTGGCGAACGGTGCGGCCAAAGCGGTCAGGGATTTCAATGACCGGAACGGCACTTTTGCTGACGGGAGCAGGTACATCTTTGCGTACGCGTACAACGGTACCACGCTCGCGATGCCCTTCCAGCCTGAATCAATCGGTACAAACCGGATGGATTTCACCGACACGCACGGGGTGAAGATCACGGCATGGGAGATTGCGGTTGCAAAGAGCAGCGGGGGATTTGTGTACGTGGATTACTACAACCCGGATACAGGCAAACCCGGCATGAAACTTTGCTATGTTACCCCCATTGACGATACCTGGCTCGTGGGGTCCGGGATCTATACCAGCCGGCAGTGA
- a CDS encoding phosphate/phosphite/phosphonate ABC transporter substrate-binding protein, whose product MQKKPNGRPGSLFRCKLMHGAIILIFLIIFGSLICLPAAADPSGTPLRIGVLANKGTDECIASWQPTIDYLNTALPNYKFTLVPLTFANITRATADQDIDFVLSNPAITADLEAHYGVSNILTMNNYYDGHYVKEFGGVIITSSNRQDIRTSLDLKGKRVAAAGENSFGGWYSVLRELKSQGIDPERDFASLHFSESHPGVVISVLNGEADAGIVRTGTLEQMQDEGKIRISDFSIFPPPDKYQNHDFPYLYSTRLYPEWSLAKLPQTDDAAASTVAIALLNITPDHPSAKAAKMGRWTIPVNYQSIHDCLKEIGAPPYENTVVTTPMDIIRDNLWWIVGGLFVISALVFITARYRETNR is encoded by the coding sequence ATGCAGAAGAAACCAAACGGCCGGCCAGGTTCCCTTTTCCGGTGTAAGCTCATGCACGGTGCCATCATCCTTATTTTCCTGATTATTTTCGGATCCCTCATCTGCCTGCCGGCGGCTGCCGATCCATCAGGTACCCCGTTACGGATTGGAGTCCTTGCCAACAAAGGTACTGACGAATGTATTGCATCCTGGCAGCCGACTATCGATTATCTGAATACCGCCCTTCCCAATTACAAATTCACCCTTGTCCCTCTCACCTTTGCAAATATTACCCGTGCAACAGCAGACCAGGACATAGACTTTGTCCTGAGCAACCCTGCAATAACTGCAGACCTGGAAGCACATTACGGGGTCAGCAATATCCTGACCATGAATAACTATTATGACGGACACTATGTGAAGGAGTTCGGCGGGGTAATTATCACCAGCAGTAACCGGCAGGATATCAGGACCTCCCTGGATCTCAAAGGTAAACGCGTTGCTGCGGCAGGAGAAAACTCCTTTGGCGGATGGTATTCGGTACTCCGTGAACTTAAAAGTCAGGGGATAGACCCGGAACGGGATTTTGCCTCGCTCCATTTTTCAGAATCCCATCCTGGCGTGGTCATCAGTGTCCTGAACGGTGAGGCTGATGCGGGGATTGTCCGCACCGGAACATTGGAGCAGATGCAGGATGAAGGGAAAATCCGCATCTCTGACTTTTCAATATTTCCTCCCCCTGATAAATACCAGAATCACGACTTTCCTTACCTTTACAGCACCCGGCTGTACCCGGAGTGGTCACTGGCAAAACTCCCGCAGACTGACGATGCCGCTGCCTCCACTGTTGCCATAGCTCTTCTGAATATAACCCCGGATCATCCGTCGGCAAAAGCAGCAAAGATGGGGAGATGGACAATCCCGGTCAATTATCAGAGTATTCATGATTGTTTAAAGGAGATTGGGGCACCGCCCTATGAAAATACTGTAGTAACTACTCCCATGGATATTATCCGAGACAATCTCTGGTGGATCGTAGGGGGCCTTTTCGTCATTTCCGCTCTGGTATTCATAACCGCACGATATAGGGAGACGAACCGGTAG
- a CDS encoding adenosylcobalamin-dependent ribonucleoside-diphosphate reductase translates to MDLTPVAEALLEYRYLLKNETPDGLFRRVADAIDTSGSQDFLRVMEELLFLPNSPTLMNAGTSGGQLSACFVLPVEDSLQGIFSTLATMALIHQSGGGTGFSFSRIRPAGDPVDSTSGVASGPLPFIRVFDEATNAVKQGGKRRGANMAVLNSSHPDILAFIDAKNQGALSNFNISVGFDAHFFKCLEHGRQYDLINPRDGSVKKSIDARELWNALCSAAWQTGDPGVLFLDIINEKNTVPGLGNMDATNPCGEQPLFPFESCNLGSINLSRYIAHGDLDEDLVRRVTRQGVKFLDAVIDINRFPVPEIREKTLLTRKIGLGIMGLADAFILMEIPYESKEALRFADRTMALISKEAHETSRELGEEKGSFPAIDKSIYTAAMRNATVTTIAPTGSLHLIADTSSGIEPVFSLAGTRRMGNRSLPLIHPLLKKYLRSLSTGEDILTAVKRTGTLASLPVPEAMKELYKTASEISADHHIRMQAVFQKHVDNAVSKTVNLPQDAGVDEISRIFLLARSLGCKGVTIYRYNSRKDQVLSRGCEMCRVNV, encoded by the coding sequence ATGGATCTGACTCCGGTTGCAGAAGCACTCCTGGAATACCGGTATCTTCTAAAAAACGAAACACCTGACGGACTTTTCCGCCGTGTGGCAGATGCCATTGATACTTCCGGATCTCAGGATTTCCTTCGGGTTATGGAAGAATTGTTGTTCTTGCCAAACTCCCCGACCCTGATGAATGCCGGAACATCCGGCGGCCAGCTCTCTGCCTGTTTTGTATTACCGGTGGAAGACTCCCTGCAGGGAATTTTTTCCACCCTCGCTACAATGGCACTGATCCACCAGAGCGGTGGAGGTACCGGGTTTTCCTTCAGCCGTATCCGTCCCGCCGGCGATCCGGTAGATTCGACATCAGGTGTTGCCAGCGGTCCGCTTCCCTTTATCCGTGTCTTTGACGAGGCAACAAACGCCGTTAAACAGGGGGGAAAAAGGAGAGGGGCAAATATGGCTGTACTCAACAGTTCCCACCCGGATATACTGGCATTTATCGATGCCAAGAACCAGGGCGCCCTTTCCAATTTCAACATCTCGGTCGGATTCGATGCACATTTTTTTAAATGCCTTGAGCATGGACGGCAGTATGATCTCATCAACCCCCGGGACGGTTCGGTAAAAAAGAGCATCGATGCACGTGAACTCTGGAATGCGCTCTGCTCCGCGGCGTGGCAGACAGGTGATCCCGGGGTATTGTTTCTCGATATCATCAACGAGAAAAATACGGTGCCGGGCCTGGGAAACATGGATGCAACCAACCCCTGCGGAGAACAACCGTTGTTTCCCTTTGAGAGCTGCAACCTGGGGAGTATCAACCTCTCCCGGTATATTGCACACGGGGATCTGGATGAGGACCTTGTACGGAGGGTCACCCGCCAGGGGGTGAAGTTCCTTGACGCAGTTATCGATATCAACAGATTCCCGGTACCTGAAATCCGGGAAAAAACCCTGCTTACCCGGAAGATCGGGCTGGGTATCATGGGACTTGCTGATGCCTTTATCCTCATGGAGATCCCGTACGAATCGAAAGAGGCGCTCAGGTTTGCCGATCGCACCATGGCGCTCATCTCTAAGGAGGCACATGAAACATCCCGGGAACTGGGTGAGGAGAAGGGCTCGTTTCCTGCAATCGACAAGAGTATCTATACCGCCGCAATGCGCAACGCCACGGTGACAACTATTGCACCGACAGGCTCGCTCCATCTCATTGCCGATACCAGCAGTGGGATCGAACCAGTATTTTCCCTTGCAGGTACCCGGCGGATGGGCAACAGGTCGCTCCCCCTCATCCATCCCTTACTGAAAAAATATCTCCGGTCCCTCAGCACCGGAGAGGATATCCTTACTGCGGTGAAACGGACAGGTACTCTTGCTTCCTTGCCGGTACCCGAAGCCATGAAAGAACTTTATAAAACGGCTTCGGAAATTTCAGCAGATCACCATATCCGTATGCAGGCGGTATTCCAGAAACATGTCGACAATGCAGTCTCAAAGACCGTGAATTTACCGCAGGATGCTGGTGTGGATGAGATCAGCAGGATCTTCCTGCTCGCCCGGTCACTCGGATGCAAGGGAGTCACCATCTACCGTTACAACAGTAGAAAAGATCAGGTACTCTCACGGGGCTGCGAAATGTGCCGGGTTAACGTGTGA
- the thsA gene encoding thermosome subunit alpha produces MSQQLGGQPVLILKQGTTMSHGQEAQNSNIAAAKAIANIVRSTLGPKGMDKMLIDGVGDMIVTNDGATILRQMDIEHPAAKMMVEIAKTQDDEVGDGTTTAVVLAGELLKNAEGLLRQQVHPTVIAEGYQHASVKALEILSGIAICVKPTDRAMLTKIAQTAISGKAAEAYKDLLCDMVVKAVTMVVDTDGTVDIGHVNVLKKVGGKVEDSEIIEGMVIDKERVNPEMPKEVKNAQVLLLNAALEYKKTEVSAKINISRPGQVQAFLDGDEQMVHTMADKIVASGATVVFCQKGIDDVAQACLTKAGIFAVRRVKKSDIENLARATGATIINSIHAISESYLGTAGIVEEKKLSGLVMIYVSACKNPKAVSIILRGGSEHVIDELERGIHDALMVVSDVIKDKKIVPGGGAPEIELSLQLRRYASTTGGRIQLAIEAFASALEIIPRSIAENAGLDPIDMIVAIRAAHEAGNRTFGLDVYEGKPVDMLKAGIVEPLKVKTQAIMSAAEAAVMILRIDDVITSSRSGGPQAGIPPGGMGGMPPGMHDY; encoded by the coding sequence ATGTCACAACAGCTTGGCGGGCAGCCTGTTCTGATTCTTAAGCAGGGAACGACAATGAGCCACGGGCAGGAGGCCCAGAACAGCAATATTGCTGCTGCAAAAGCGATAGCAAACATAGTCCGTTCGACACTCGGGCCAAAAGGCATGGACAAGATGCTCATCGACGGTGTAGGGGATATGATCGTGACGAATGATGGCGCCACCATTCTCAGGCAGATGGATATCGAACATCCGGCAGCAAAGATGATGGTTGAGATCGCAAAGACCCAGGATGATGAAGTCGGCGACGGGACGACCACGGCTGTCGTACTTGCAGGAGAACTTTTAAAGAATGCGGAGGGGCTGCTCAGGCAGCAGGTTCACCCGACCGTTATTGCCGAAGGATACCAGCATGCTTCAGTAAAAGCGCTGGAAATCCTTTCCGGAATTGCAATCTGCGTGAAACCAACTGATCGTGCAATGCTGACAAAAATTGCACAAACCGCGATCAGTGGCAAGGCCGCAGAGGCGTACAAGGATCTTCTCTGCGATATGGTTGTAAAGGCAGTAACGATGGTTGTAGATACCGATGGTACGGTAGATATCGGGCACGTGAACGTTTTAAAGAAAGTCGGCGGTAAGGTGGAGGATTCCGAAATCATTGAAGGTATGGTCATCGATAAGGAAAGGGTGAACCCGGAGATGCCAAAGGAAGTGAAGAATGCACAAGTCCTCCTCCTCAACGCTGCCCTCGAGTACAAAAAAACGGAGGTTTCTGCAAAGATCAATATTTCCCGGCCCGGCCAGGTGCAGGCCTTCCTTGACGGGGATGAGCAGATGGTCCATACCATGGCAGACAAGATCGTGGCAAGTGGTGCAACCGTCGTATTCTGCCAGAAGGGTATCGATGACGTTGCTCAGGCCTGTCTCACAAAAGCCGGCATTTTTGCCGTTCGTAGGGTAAAGAAGAGCGATATCGAAAACCTTGCGCGGGCCACCGGCGCAACGATTATCAACAGTATCCATGCTATCTCCGAAAGTTATCTCGGAACTGCCGGCATTGTGGAAGAGAAGAAGCTCTCCGGCCTGGTGATGATCTATGTCTCGGCATGCAAAAATCCCAAAGCGGTCTCGATCATTCTCCGGGGCGGGTCAGAACATGTGATCGATGAGCTTGAACGAGGTATACATGATGCGCTTATGGTTGTCAGCGATGTGATAAAGGACAAAAAAATTGTCCCCGGCGGCGGGGCTCCCGAGATCGAGCTCTCGCTCCAGCTGCGGCGCTATGCATCAACCACGGGAGGCCGTATCCAGCTTGCAATCGAGGCATTTGCATCTGCGCTCGAGATCATCCCGCGTTCCATTGCCGAGAATGCCGGGCTCGATCCCATCGACATGATCGTTGCGATCCGGGCTGCGCATGAAGCCGGCAACAGGACCTTCGGGCTGGATGTCTATGAAGGAAAACCAGTTGACATGCTCAAGGCGGGCATTGTTGAACCCCTGAAGGTGAAGACACAGGCAATCATGAGCGCTGCCGAGGCTGCGGTCATGATCCTGCGCATCGACGATGTCATCACATCGTCGCGATCCGGCGGCCCTCAGGCGGGAATACCTCCGGGCGGTATGGGCGGTATGCCGCCGGGCATGCATGACTATTAG
- a CDS encoding CBS domain-containing protein translates to MAEPKKTVIEYLSVSDRAYKESKRHVKVGDIMSRKVITTTPETTMIQAAKMMGDKHIGSLIVMKYKTPVAIVTERDLLSRVLATGMDLRKTLVGDVMSYPLIKICPTFEVREAARTMINKKGRLVVYVCGKLAGIITASDLISGMPEAPETSMVVDEFMTREIVSVDEDETVLAAAGIMGQQRVGSVIVTRNEKPLGIFTERDLLSTFIARSRSLDIPIGEACSGLMTSSPAGISIHEAARIMAANHIRRLPIMKKKQIAGIITARDLVEAYAK, encoded by the coding sequence ATGGCGGAGCCTAAAAAAACGGTCATTGAATACCTGAGCGTGTCCGACCGGGCCTACAAGGAATCCAAGCGTCACGTGAAAGTGGGTGACATCATGAGCCGGAAGGTCATCACGACCACACCCGAGACCACGATGATCCAGGCCGCAAAGATGATGGGTGACAAGCACATCGGGAGCCTTATTGTCATGAAATACAAAACACCCGTTGCTATTGTAACGGAGAGGGACCTGCTCTCCCGGGTCCTTGCTACCGGCATGGACCTGAGAAAGACCCTGGTCGGGGATGTCATGTCGTACCCGCTCATCAAGATATGCCCGACGTTCGAGGTCCGGGAAGCGGCACGGACTATGATCAACAAGAAAGGGAGGCTGGTCGTCTATGTATGCGGCAAACTTGCCGGAATTATCACAGCATCCGACCTGATCAGTGGCATGCCCGAGGCCCCGGAGACCTCGATGGTTGTCGATGAATTCATGACACGGGAGATCGTCAGCGTCGATGAAGATGAGACCGTTCTTGCCGCAGCCGGAATTATGGGGCAGCAGCGGGTTGGCAGCGTGATTGTCACCCGTAACGAAAAGCCTCTCGGGATATTTACCGAACGGGACCTCCTCTCGACATTCATTGCCCGTTCACGATCGCTTGATATTCCGATCGGTGAAGCATGTTCCGGACTCATGACATCATCTCCTGCCGGTATCAGCATCCATGAAGCCGCAAGGATCATGGCTGCAAATCATATCCGGCGGCTTCCCATCATGAAAAAGAAGCAGATTGCCGGGATAATCACTGCACGGGACCTGGTAGAAGCATATGCAAAGTAA
- a CDS encoding PEGA domain-containing protein: MKRFPFFVCLVFLLLLIQIGIVSAFPDTTTTTPGRTGGNIYFETTPPGATIWLDNVEIGTSPFMYYTEKTGTLEVRVQKRLYQDYSGTVTVGGRDRTDFYALLSPIPNDIMTQTPPATRVTTATIPEKKSTIIIPTPWPSSTPESPVDPAVVIGATTIGFWFMVIRRR; the protein is encoded by the coding sequence ATGAAACGATTCCCTTTCTTTGTCTGTCTGGTGTTCCTGCTCCTGCTGATCCAGATAGGTATTGTGTCCGCCTTTCCGGATACAACGACAACAACTCCCGGGAGGACCGGGGGTAATATCTATTTCGAGACCACCCCTCCCGGCGCTACAATCTGGCTGGACAACGTCGAAATTGGCACCAGTCCGTTCATGTATTATACCGAGAAAACGGGAACACTGGAAGTGCGTGTACAGAAAAGATTGTATCAGGATTATTCGGGGACAGTCACCGTGGGCGGCAGAGATCGGACCGATTTCTATGCCCTGCTTTCTCCGATCCCAAACGATATAATGACTCAGACGCCTCCTGCTACACGGGTGACAACCGCGACGATCCCCGAAAAGAAGTCAACGATAATTATCCCCACGCCCTGGCCATCATCCACGCCGGAATCGCCGGTTGATCCTGCTGTCGTTATCGGGGCAACCACTATTGGCTTCTGGTTCATGGTGATCCGGCGGCGGTAA
- a CDS encoding cupin domain-containing protein has product MDLKHITEIFEQGSVIFPGTETEANAKPWYSHPAWKGVFLKDIVTGKDTGGKFSYHLVRVWKDSEVADHDHETQWEWNLVVSGKGIFVIGDKEVTITPGQTFVTPPKNHHTVSAGPEDLSLLALFVPALV; this is encoded by the coding sequence ATGGACCTGAAACATATTACTGAGATCTTTGAACAGGGAAGTGTTATTTTCCCCGGCACTGAAACCGAGGCGAATGCAAAACCCTGGTATTCACATCCCGCGTGGAAGGGAGTTTTCTTAAAAGATATCGTGACCGGAAAAGATACCGGGGGCAAATTCAGTTACCACCTCGTCAGGGTCTGGAAAGACAGCGAGGTTGCGGATCATGACCACGAGACCCAGTGGGAATGGAACCTGGTTGTCAGCGGGAAGGGGATCTTTGTTATCGGTGACAAGGAAGTTACGATAACGCCCGGCCAGACATTTGTTACCCCCCCGAAAAACCATCATACGGTGAGTGCCGGTCCTGAAGATCTCTCCCTGCTGGCACTCTTTGTCCCGGCGCTGGTCTGA
- a CDS encoding TIGR03557 family F420-dependent LLM class oxidoreductase has protein sequence MKTKVGYFASIEQYKPMDALEQSVRAEKIGFDSIWVDDHFHPWYHDDAQCGQAWAWMGAVLQATKKVFVSTCITCPIIRYNPAIVAQTFATLRQMYPNRVGCAVGAGEAMNEAPVDGKWPTVPERQEMTIEAVEVMEKLWKSKEPVSFKGKYFMLDKAFLYTKPSDVVPLYISGMGPKGAYMAGKYGDHLMTVAADPELLKNSTIPNFEKGAREAGKDPKKMEKAMLIWYSIDEDMTCAIEGHRFWAGVLVPSMFKYKVYEPKEVQAHAALVSHDLIKKNYICATDAEGLIKEIERFKKAGITHFCLANSSPNVEKGLEVFKDVLPAVKGE, from the coding sequence ATGAAAACAAAAGTTGGATATTTCGCATCGATCGAGCAGTACAAGCCGATGGATGCACTGGAACAGTCCGTGCGGGCAGAGAAGATCGGGTTCGATTCGATCTGGGTTGATGACCATTTCCACCCGTGGTATCATGACGATGCGCAGTGCGGGCAGGCATGGGCCTGGATGGGTGCAGTTCTCCAGGCAACCAAGAAGGTATTCGTCTCTACCTGTATCACCTGCCCGATCATCCGGTACAACCCGGCAATTGTCGCCCAGACCTTTGCAACCCTCCGGCAGATGTACCCGAATCGTGTCGGCTGTGCTGTAGGAGCAGGGGAAGCGATGAACGAAGCACCGGTGGACGGGAAATGGCCGACCGTGCCGGAACGGCAGGAGATGACCATCGAGGCAGTCGAGGTGATGGAGAAACTCTGGAAGAGCAAGGAGCCGGTCTCGTTCAAGGGCAAGTATTTCATGCTCGACAAGGCGTTCCTGTACACCAAGCCCAGTGACGTGGTTCCCTTATACATCAGCGGGATGGGACCGAAGGGTGCCTACATGGCAGGAAAGTACGGCGACCACCTTATGACCGTTGCAGCCGACCCGGAACTCCTGAAGAACTCAACGATCCCGAACTTCGAGAAAGGCGCACGGGAGGCAGGAAAGGATCCCAAGAAGATGGAGAAGGCCATGCTCATCTGGTACTCCATCGATGAAGACATGACCTGCGCCATCGAAGGCCACCGTTTCTGGGCAGGGGTCCTGGTTCCCTCGATGTTCAAGTACAAGGTCTACGAACCCAAGGAAGTCCAGGCCCATGCAGCACTCGTCAGCCACGACCTGATCAAGAAGAATTACATCTGTGCTACGGATGCTGAAGGGCTGATCAAGGAGATCGAGCGGTTCAAGAAGGCCGGTATCACCCACTTCTGCCTTGCCAATTCGAGCCCGAACGTGGAGAAGGGACTTGAGGTCTTTAAAGACGTCCTCCCGGCTGTAAAAGGCGAATAG
- a CDS encoding PAS domain S-box protein, with protein sequence MDPVEISIHSSLKKPGTFTYSHMTAKEDRYTQIREFLHERYPETVSISLIARELTMNRGAVAKYLEVLQSQGHVVMKPFGKAKLYTSSQNVPFDDLFDYLSDAILILDADLHVLMVNRSFLTTFGIRKDRNIIGTELSRLSLPFFDNPTVQENIGRIIQSQAFINEMLLIERGTERIFLTEFVSTVIPSLAFTGKPGIMISLRDITTWKKTEDALKNSERKIRTLFEEVPSGIFLFHEDGTILNANRASLDILGLARFMDLADLKLYDIMCSKNTIQDLIQKGKIAELTLSCNFDRLKTETLTTTKKSGVAYFQIVFAPVAGSVGNAPKEFFILFLDITAKKLAEKQLKERYRGIVSNLPGIVYQFYARDSGEWGVYYVNERSPEIYGVVTEPLDTWFDRFGACIALEDRERWGRSIEDVVRRVAPWDFEGRFIKPSGEEMYIRGISQPVRLKNETVWNGIFLDITDRKRAEEASRRSEERLRGITSNLPGIVYQFYARDSGEWGMNYVDERSSEVYGLDPDPLDTWIQRYGACIAPEDHERWIHSIEDVIRRVAPWEFEGRFIRPKGEEMYIRVHSQPVRLKNETVWNGIILDITDRKRAEEALRLTEFKEVRYHSFFENTCNGVLIYEPVGNGVEYIIKDVNKVTAALLRMTKEELVGKRLFEEFPELPEPMVHDLLLRVLTTEQPEFVAPLKYRNREDFPWISHYVFKLPSGEIASFMVDVTDAVKENRELKSRHFSQ encoded by the coding sequence TTGCCCGGGAACTAACAATGAACCGCGGGGCTGTGGCAAAATATCTCGAGGTCCTCCAGTCCCAGGGGCATGTGGTGATGAAGCCGTTTGGCAAGGCGAAGTTATACACTTCATCACAGAACGTCCCGTTCGATGATCTCTTCGACTATCTTTCCGATGCAATTCTCATCCTCGATGCCGATCTTCATGTCCTGATGGTCAACAGGAGTTTCTTAACTACGTTTGGCATACGGAAGGACCGGAACATTATCGGCACCGAACTATCCCGGCTCAGCCTCCCCTTTTTCGATAATCCCACGGTCCAGGAAAATATTGGACGGATTATCCAGTCCCAGGCGTTCATCAACGAGATGCTGCTGATCGAACGGGGGACAGAACGGATATTTCTTACCGAATTTGTCTCGACCGTCATCCCCTCCCTTGCATTCACCGGAAAACCGGGGATCATGATCAGTCTACGCGATATCACCACATGGAAGAAAACGGAGGATGCATTAAAGAACAGCGAGCGGAAGATCCGCACGTTGTTTGAAGAAGTCCCGAGCGGTATCTTTCTCTTCCATGAAGACGGCACGATCCTCAATGCAAACAGGGCCTCTCTTGATATTCTCGGCCTTGCACGGTTCATGGATCTCGCGGATCTCAAGCTCTACGACATCATGTGCTCGAAGAACACGATCCAGGACCTGATCCAGAAGGGCAAGATTGCCGAACTCACCCTGTCGTGCAATTTCGACCGTCTGAAAACAGAGACCCTGACAACAACAAAGAAAAGCGGTGTCGCGTATTTCCAGATCGTATTTGCACCCGTTGCTGGCAGTGTGGGTAATGCCCCTAAGGAGTTCTTCATCCTCTTTCTCGACATTACGGCAAAAAAGCTGGCGGAAAAACAGTTAAAAGAGCGGTACCGGGGTATCGTGAGCAATCTCCCCGGTATTGTGTACCAGTTCTATGCCCGGGATTCCGGTGAATGGGGTGTGTATTATGTCAATGAGCGTTCCCCGGAAATTTATGGCGTTGTCACCGAACCGCTGGACACCTGGTTCGACCGGTTCGGTGCCTGTATTGCCCTAGAAGATCGTGAGCGGTGGGGCAGGTCAATCGAAGATGTTGTCCGGCGGGTTGCACCGTGGGATTTCGAAGGCCGGTTCATCAAACCGTCCGGTGAGGAGATGTATATCCGCGGGATCTCGCAACCCGTCCGGCTGAAGAACGAGACCGTCTGGAACGGCATATTTCTTGACATCACTGATCGCAAGAGAGCGGAGGAGGCATCGCGCAGGAGCGAAGAGAGACTCAGGGGTATTACCAGCAACCTGCCGGGAATTGTGTACCAGTTTTATGCCCGGGATTCCGGAGAGTGGGGAATGAACTATGTCGATGAACGATCCAGCGAAGTCTATGGCCTGGACCCAGACCCGCTCGACACATGGATCCAGCGGTACGGTGCATGCATAGCACCGGAAGACCATGAGCGCTGGATTCATTCGATCGAGGATGTTATCCGGCGGGTTGCCCCGTGGGAATTCGAGGGCAGGTTCATCAGGCCGAAGGGTGAGGAGATGTATATCCGGGTCCACTCACAACCCGTCCGGCTTAAAAACGAGACTGTCTGGAACGGTATCATCCTTGATATCACGGATCGGAAGCGGGCGGAGGAGGCACTCCGGCTGACCGAATTCAAGGAAGTCCGGTACCACTCCTTTTTCGAAAATACCTGCAACGGGGTCCTGATCTACGAGCCGGTCGGGAACGGGGTGGAGTACATCATCAAGGATGTCAACAAGGTGACTGCGGCCCTCCTGAGAATGACCAAGGAAGAACTGGTAGGAAAACGACTCTTCGAAGAGTTCCCGGAACTGCCGGAACCTATGGTGCACGATCTGCTCCTCCGTGTCCTGACTACGGAACAGCCGGAGTTTGTAGCCCCGCTCAAGTACCGCAACCGCGAGGACTTCCCCTGGATCTCACACTATGTTTTCAAACTCCCGTCCGGAGAGATAGCTTCTTTTATGGTGGATGTCACCGATGCGGTGAAAGAAAACAGGGAATTAAAAAGCAGGCATTTCTCTCAATAA